In one Patescibacteria group bacterium genomic region, the following are encoded:
- a CDS encoding glycosyltransferase family 2 protein: MERKNKITVLVPTYNVENILKRCLKSADWADEILVVDSFSKDRTLAIARKMGAKIIQHEYVYSAKQKNWAIPRAKNKWVLLLDSDEVITAGLREEIKKLLESKDLNNYDGFGIARRHYFLGRFLRWGGRYPLYNVRLFKKTCRYEDRDVHAHIILPKSKVKNLKGDILHYSDPNLSHFFAKFNRYTTYQADYMLKFSAEKHEIEWKKFFTYYIYSKSVIKDYWYFLPLTPFLRFVYMYFLRFGFLDGRYGFLIAVLYSFQDYVAKTKYLELKGRKPVFRFLMQNFVKTLVAKTGEQPKIIDRLGIAEVKKI, translated from the coding sequence ATGGAGAGAAAAAACAAGATAACGGTTTTGGTGCCGACTTATAATGTGGAAAATATTTTAAAACGCTGCCTTAAATCAGCCGATTGGGCGGACGAGATTTTGGTAGTGGATTCTTTCAGCAAAGACAGGACCTTGGCGATTGCCCGGAAAATGGGAGCAAAAATAATCCAGCACGAATATGTTTACAGCGCCAAACAAAAAAACTGGGCGATTCCCAGGGCGAAAAATAAATGGGTTTTATTGTTGGATAGCGACGAGGTTATAACCGCCGGACTGCGGGAGGAAATAAAAAAATTGCTGGAAAGCAAAGATTTGAATAACTACGACGGCTTTGGCATTGCCCGGCGCCATTATTTTTTGGGCCGGTTTTTGCGCTGGGGCGGGCGTTACCCCCTCTACAATGTAAGATTATTCAAAAAAACTTGCCGTTATGAAGACCGCGATGTCCACGCCCATATAATTTTACCCAAGAGCAAGGTGAAAAATTTAAAAGGCGACATTCTTCATTATAGCGATCCGAATTTAAGCCATTTTTTTGCCAAGTTTAACCGTTACACCACCTATCAGGCCGACTACATGCTGAAGTTTTCAGCCGAAAAGCATGAGATAGAATGGAAGAAATTTTTTACTTATTATATATATAGTAAGTCGGTTATAAAAGATTATTGGTATTTTCTGCCCTTGACCCCGTTTTTACGTTTTGTTTATATGTATTTTTTACGGTTTGGTTTTTTGGACGGCCGTTATGGATTTTTGATAGCGGTCCTTTACTCTTTTCAGGATTATGTGGCCAAAACCAAGTATCTTGAACTAAAAGGCAGAAAGCCGGTTTTTCGGTTCCTAATGCAGAATTTTGTTAAGACTTTGGTGGCTAAAACGGGCGAACAGCCGAAAATTATTGACCGTTTAGGAATTGCCGAAGTGAAAAAAATTTAA
- a CDS encoding Wzz/FepE/Etk N-terminal domain-containing protein, producing the protein MESNNFWNLIRKRKQTILFVAFLFLLISLAISFISPLEYRASAKLLITQNNNLGDAYSLSRSNQFLSNVLAEVVYSSSFLEQALSAGFNIDRTIFSADQNKNMKKWRQLVLAKSVSDTGMLVINTYHEDKYQASQINQAVAYILQTKNNLYHGLGDKVSVKVIDRTSVSKWPVKPNFILNAVLGIFFGLIAGFCFVYLYPGKELKSRKKEGITLPLKKNYQPSAAIGKQPQAANFPWEEKENFPGEKTEASEKELELPVEEEKDIDSFSGDINNLF; encoded by the coding sequence ATGGAATCTAACAATTTTTGGAATTTAATAAGGAAAAGAAAGCAAACGATTTTGTTTGTGGCTTTTTTATTTTTACTTATTTCTTTGGCTATTAGTTTTATTTCTCCATTGGAATATCGCGCCAGCGCCAAATTATTGATAACGCAGAACAATAATTTGGGTGACGCTTACAGCCTTTCCCGCTCTAACCAATTTTTGAGCAATGTTTTGGCGGAAGTGGTTTATTCCAGCTCGTTTTTGGAGCAGGCTTTGAGCGCCGGCTTTAATATTGACCGGACTATTTTTTCCGCCGACCAGAACAAAAACATGAAAAAGTGGCGCCAGTTGGTTTTAGCCAAATCGGTAAGCGATACCGGCATGCTTGTCATCAATACTTATCACGAAGATAAATACCAGGCGAGCCAGATTAACCAGGCCGTCGCTTATATCTTACAGACAAAAAACAACCTTTATCACGGCTTGGGCGACAAGGTTTCGGTAAAAGTTATTGACAGGACCAGCGTTTCCAAGTGGCCGGTCAAGCCGAATTTTATTTTGAACGCCGTTTTGGGGATTTTCTTCGGCTTAATTGCTGGCTTTTGTTTTGTTTATTTATACCCGGGCAAAGAATTAAAATCAAGAAAAAAAGAAGGGATAACTCTTCCCTTAAAGAAAAATTATCAGCCTTCGGCCGCTATTGGCAAACAGCCGCAAGCCGCCAATTTCCCCTGGGAAGAAAAAGAGAATTTTCCCGGGGAGAAAACGGAAGCGTCGGAAAAGGAATTGGAATTGCCGGTTGAAGAAGAGAAGGACATAGATTCTTTCTCGGGCGACATCAATAATTTATTTTAA